The proteins below come from a single Terriglobales bacterium genomic window:
- a CDS encoding nitroreductase family protein, whose translation MKDALAVIRERTSINLFDSSKQTSEAEIRDIVADAIQAPSSFNIQHWRFVAVTDPEKKKQLQAAAHNQAKVGQASATIIVLGDLRGYEKVNKILAPLVKAGAISQEAASSTAQRAAAPYVNNPQFQRDEAIRSGALAGMTLMIAAQARGYATGPMIGFDPEQVKKTFGISDRYVPVMLITLGHAAPGNAPRRPRLSVDEVLAFNQGREF comes from the coding sequence ATGAAAGATGCCTTGGCGGTTATTCGAGAGCGGACGTCGATCAATCTTTTCGATTCAAGCAAGCAGACCAGCGAAGCTGAGATTCGCGATATCGTAGCCGATGCGATCCAGGCGCCGTCGTCTTTCAACATCCAACACTGGCGTTTTGTCGCGGTCACAGATCCTGAGAAGAAGAAGCAGTTGCAGGCTGCGGCCCACAATCAGGCGAAGGTGGGACAGGCATCGGCCACAATCATCGTACTCGGCGACCTGCGCGGATACGAGAAGGTGAACAAGATCCTTGCTCCGCTCGTGAAAGCCGGCGCCATATCTCAAGAAGCGGCGAGCAGCACCGCACAACGCGCCGCTGCTCCTTATGTGAATAACCCCCAATTCCAGCGTGACGAGGCGATTCGATCGGGTGCATTGGCTGGTATGACGCTGATGATCGCGGCACAAGCCCGCGGCTACGCCACCGGACCAATGATTGGCTTTGATCCTGAGCAGGTGAAAAAGACATTCGGCATTTCTGACCGCTATGTTCCCGTGATGCTTATAACTCTGGGCCACGCAGCTCCAGGCAATGCGCCACGCAGGCCGCGTCTGAGCGTGGACGAGGTGTTGGCGTTCAATCAGGGACGAGAGTTCTGA
- a CDS encoding BadF/BadG/BcrA/BcrD ATPase family protein produces MSGSYDHSNGCCGSSKAIKLDVKLGELVATLPRPKPKPRTNPVPLGETKLAYYVGVDVGSTTVKTVIVDAATDQMIWSDYQRHETKQPEKVLEFLNRMQAEAGIAPNNCRMFITGSGGSNIAPLIGAKFVQEVTAVSLAVEKLHPEVNSVIELGGQDAKIIVFKEDEAGGRKKKIPSMNDKCAGGTGAVIDKINAKLKIPADELCQQGYHGIKLHPVAGKCGVFAETDINGLQKQAVPPDQLMASLFDAIVLQNLSVLTRGHTLRPHVLLLGGPNCFIKGMREAWQHNIPKTWEERNVQIPEGMTPEQLIKTPDNAQYFAALGSVEFGKDEDPDVGWYQGTAKLEHYIDVGRLEEKASSGAAGLSTSDEELEEFKKKYTIPKFNAAKFTPGSAVRGFVGVDGGSTSTKAVLLSDEGELLCKAYQLSNGNPIQDTIDMFRSLRQQVEAQGATLEVLGVGTTGYAKDVLKETLHADVALVETVAHTESAMRFYDDPHCIVDVGGQDIKLIVLKDGRVKDFKLNTQCSAGNGYFLQSTAESLGIKVEEYSDIAFSANQMPIFGYGCAVFMQSDIVNFQRQGWAAKEILAGLAAVLPKNIFLYVASIPNLAKLGKRFILQGGTQKNLAAVKAEVDFVKSHFRSEQAEAEVIVHEHCGESGAIGAGVEAMRIFKNGHESTFIGLDAVQNISYRTTRNEGTRCYFCKNNCLRTFIDVQTGDTENWKAPAFKSKVPLQAGEQRLIISTCEKGQVEDVKDMRGIKAGLDALKEANPNYVEIAASGVWRSQNPPKIADPIPNTKWTFKAEVKQRAELMKKRAAFRVGMPKVLNMYVYAPLFSAYLETLGLEPENIIYSDYTNRDMYKAGAGRGAIDPCFPSKIGIPHVYNLIFVKHAKKPLDAIFFPMIDVLTTHLKCTTGSNACPTVTATPDAVKAAFTKEANVFADNGIEYLDPIVNLADRKLFALQMYRAWAPVLGVSEEENERAIEVAFKAQEAYDDGLRKRARETLDMLERENRIGIVMLGRPYHHDPGVNHEIMEEFQKLGYPIFSQSTLPIDDDILDRLFGDEVRAGVIKDPLDITDVWKNAYSASTNHKIWAAKFTARHPNLVALEISNFKCGHDAPIYSVIEDIIENSGTPYFAFKDLDENKPTGSIRIRVETIDYFLRRYREDLVKKREAVNSIDAQLAEYERKLREELMAQSSQQQYEGVGAD; encoded by the coding sequence TTGTCAGGGAGCTACGATCACAGCAACGGTTGCTGCGGGAGCAGCAAGGCGATCAAGCTGGATGTAAAACTCGGTGAGCTCGTCGCGACGCTTCCACGGCCCAAGCCCAAACCGCGTACAAATCCTGTCCCGCTCGGGGAAACCAAGCTCGCGTATTACGTCGGCGTGGACGTAGGTTCCACGACGGTAAAGACGGTGATCGTCGACGCCGCCACGGACCAGATGATCTGGTCCGACTACCAGCGCCACGAGACCAAGCAGCCGGAAAAAGTTCTCGAGTTCCTGAATCGCATGCAGGCCGAAGCCGGCATCGCGCCCAACAACTGCCGCATGTTCATTACTGGTTCCGGCGGCAGCAACATTGCCCCGCTGATCGGTGCGAAGTTCGTGCAGGAAGTCACCGCCGTCTCCCTAGCGGTCGAGAAGCTTCATCCGGAAGTGAATTCGGTAATCGAACTTGGCGGGCAGGATGCCAAGATTATCGTTTTCAAAGAAGACGAAGCCGGCGGGCGCAAGAAAAAGATCCCATCAATGAACGACAAGTGTGCCGGCGGCACGGGCGCCGTGATCGACAAAATCAATGCCAAGCTCAAGATTCCAGCCGACGAGCTGTGCCAGCAGGGCTACCACGGGATCAAGCTGCATCCGGTCGCCGGCAAGTGCGGCGTCTTCGCCGAGACGGATATCAACGGCCTGCAGAAGCAGGCGGTTCCCCCAGATCAGCTAATGGCATCGCTGTTCGACGCCATCGTTCTCCAGAACCTTTCCGTTCTCACTCGCGGACACACGTTGCGCCCGCACGTTCTGCTCCTCGGCGGCCCAAACTGCTTTATCAAGGGAATGCGCGAGGCGTGGCAGCACAACATTCCCAAGACTTGGGAAGAACGCAACGTGCAGATTCCCGAGGGCATGACTCCGGAGCAACTCATTAAGACTCCTGATAACGCGCAGTATTTTGCTGCATTGGGCTCGGTCGAATTCGGTAAGGACGAAGATCCTGATGTGGGCTGGTATCAGGGCACAGCCAAGCTCGAGCACTACATTGATGTCGGACGCCTCGAAGAGAAGGCCAGCTCCGGCGCGGCCGGGCTCAGCACTTCGGACGAAGAACTGGAAGAATTCAAGAAGAAGTACACGATCCCGAAGTTCAATGCCGCGAAGTTCACGCCGGGATCAGCCGTGCGCGGATTTGTGGGCGTCGACGGCGGTTCTACTTCGACGAAAGCCGTGCTGTTATCGGACGAAGGCGAGTTGCTTTGCAAGGCCTACCAACTGTCGAACGGAAATCCGATCCAAGACACTATCGACATGTTCCGCTCGCTGCGACAGCAGGTGGAGGCGCAGGGTGCGACCCTCGAAGTGCTCGGCGTGGGAACAACCGGCTACGCGAAGGATGTGCTGAAGGAAACGCTGCACGCTGATGTCGCGCTCGTGGAAACCGTCGCGCATACCGAATCGGCGATGCGCTTTTACGACGATCCACACTGCATCGTCGATGTCGGCGGTCAGGACATCAAGCTCATCGTCCTCAAAGACGGGCGTGTAAAGGACTTCAAGCTGAACACGCAGTGTTCGGCGGGCAACGGATACTTCCTGCAGTCGACCGCCGAGTCTCTCGGCATAAAAGTCGAAGAGTACTCCGATATTGCCTTCTCCGCGAACCAGATGCCGATCTTTGGTTACGGCTGCGCCGTGTTCATGCAGTCGGACATTGTCAACTTCCAGCGCCAGGGCTGGGCGGCAAAAGAAATTCTTGCGGGACTCGCGGCGGTGCTGCCGAAGAACATCTTCCTCTATGTCGCCAGCATTCCCAATCTGGCAAAGCTAGGAAAACGCTTCATACTGCAAGGTGGCACGCAAAAGAACCTGGCGGCAGTGAAGGCCGAAGTCGATTTTGTGAAGTCGCATTTCCGCAGCGAACAGGCCGAAGCCGAAGTCATCGTCCACGAGCATTGCGGCGAGTCGGGTGCAATCGGCGCGGGAGTGGAAGCGATGCGCATCTTCAAGAATGGTCACGAGAGCACCTTCATCGGCCTCGACGCGGTGCAGAACATCAGCTATCGCACCACTCGCAACGAAGGTACGCGCTGCTACTTCTGTAAAAACAACTGCCTGCGTACCTTCATCGACGTGCAAACCGGCGACACCGAGAACTGGAAGGCGCCGGCATTCAAGTCGAAGGTTCCACTCCAAGCCGGCGAGCAGCGCCTTATTATCTCGACCTGCGAAAAGGGGCAAGTCGAAGATGTGAAGGACATGCGCGGCATTAAGGCCGGACTCGATGCGCTGAAAGAAGCAAATCCCAATTACGTCGAGATCGCGGCCAGCGGCGTGTGGCGCTCGCAGAATCCGCCGAAGATTGCCGATCCGATTCCGAATACGAAGTGGACGTTCAAGGCCGAAGTCAAGCAGCGCGCAGAGTTGATGAAGAAGCGGGCCGCGTTCCGTGTCGGCATGCCCAAAGTGCTGAACATGTATGTGTACGCGCCGCTCTTCAGCGCATACCTGGAGACCTTGGGGCTTGAGCCGGAGAACATCATCTACTCCGACTACACCAATCGCGACATGTACAAGGCCGGCGCTGGGCGCGGCGCAATCGATCCATGCTTCCCGTCGAAGATCGGCATACCACATGTCTACAACCTGATCTTCGTGAAGCACGCCAAGAAGCCCTTGGACGCGATTTTCTTCCCCATGATCGATGTGCTCACCACGCATCTCAAGTGCACGACCGGTTCGAACGCGTGTCCTACGGTGACGGCGACTCCAGATGCTGTAAAGGCTGCTTTCACGAAAGAAGCGAATGTCTTTGCCGACAATGGAATTGAGTATCTCGATCCCATCGTGAACCTTGCCGACCGCAAGCTCTTCGCCCTGCAGATGTATCGCGCATGGGCTCCGGTGCTGGGCGTTTCAGAAGAAGAGAACGAGCGTGCAATCGAAGTGGCATTCAAAGCGCAGGAAGCTTATGACGACGGATTGCGCAAGCGAGCGCGGGAAACGCTCGACATGCTGGAGCGCGAGAACCGTATCGGCATCGTGATGCTTGGACGTCCGTACCACCACGATCCCGGTGTAAATCACGAGATCATGGAAGAGTTCCAGAAGCTCGGCTATCCCATCTTCTCCCAGAGCACGCTGCCGATCGACGATGACATACTCGACCGGCTCTTCGGCGATGAAGTTCGCGCCGGAGTGATCAAAGATCCGCTGGACATCACCGACGTCTGGAAGAACGCCTATTCCGCCAGCACCAATCACAAGATCTGGGCGGCCAAGTTCACCGCGCGACACCCGAATCTTGTGGCCCTCGAGATCTCCAACTTCAAGTGCGGTCACGATGCCCCGATCTATTCCGTGATTGAGGACATCATCGAGAATTCGGGTACTCCGTACTTCGCCTTCAAGGATCTCGATGAAAATAAGCCGACCGGCTCGATCAGAATTCGCGTAGAGACCATCGATTACTTCTTGCGCCGCTATCGTGAAGACCTTGTCAAGAAACGCGAGGCTGTGAACAGCATCGACGCACAACTTGCAGAGTACGAACGCAAGCTGCGCGAAGAGCTGATGGCGCAGAGCTCACAGCAGCAGTACGAAGGCGTGGGTGCGGATTAA
- a CDS encoding peptidase MA family metallohydrolase, which translates to MRLRFAICLCLLSCASADTIHLKNGGTIHADSVRENGERVEYDIGEDSYAIPKSSVDRIDSGLSTSNSSAEGNIGANIAAPKLNPGSLGDIAPDGKITPEQLARIEASGNKSSLASALVLLGIQEQQHGKTDDALSHMERALSLEPDSGDIEATYAWLLLKQDRASLAQGYAEDGVRKNPSSAFAHKILALAYYKNDKIQAALEEFRKAKELDPKDPEVDAYLKAVSRQAKAEADFRSDASTHFNMRYEGEKVAPKLREQILLVLERHFDDLVSSMGLLPRDPIVVVLYTNQTYFDVTLAPNWTAALNDGKLRIPIEGLTSVTPDLSRVLKHELAHSFIRQATNGRCPVWLNEGLAQLLEPQSAAKYRTPLISLFQNGKQTSLQSMEGSFIGLDSKQAAIAYIESLAYVEYIRDSYGMNRIADIMRYLSEGQSPEESLKLAIHDDYSQLEEEFARHLR; encoded by the coding sequence GTGCGTCTGCGATTCGCCATCTGCCTGTGCCTGCTCTCCTGCGCATCGGCCGACACCATTCACCTGAAGAATGGGGGGACCATTCACGCCGACAGTGTCCGGGAAAATGGCGAACGTGTGGAGTATGACATCGGGGAAGACAGTTACGCTATTCCTAAATCCTCGGTAGATCGCATCGATAGCGGCCTGAGTACTTCCAATTCGTCTGCGGAAGGAAACATTGGGGCGAATATCGCAGCTCCGAAGCTCAATCCCGGCAGCCTCGGTGACATTGCTCCAGACGGAAAAATAACCCCAGAACAGCTGGCCCGAATCGAGGCGAGCGGTAACAAGTCGTCTCTTGCTTCTGCTCTCGTTCTTCTCGGGATACAAGAGCAACAACACGGCAAAACCGACGATGCGCTCTCCCACATGGAACGTGCCCTCAGCCTGGAGCCAGACAGCGGAGACATTGAAGCCACATACGCGTGGTTGCTGCTGAAGCAGGATCGAGCCTCGCTGGCGCAAGGCTATGCCGAAGACGGTGTACGCAAGAACCCTAGCTCCGCGTTTGCTCACAAGATTCTGGCCCTCGCGTATTACAAGAACGACAAGATTCAAGCCGCACTCGAGGAGTTCAGGAAAGCCAAGGAACTCGACCCCAAGGATCCCGAAGTGGACGCGTACCTGAAGGCAGTCTCACGGCAAGCAAAGGCAGAGGCAGACTTTCGCAGCGACGCAAGCACACACTTCAACATGCGCTACGAGGGCGAAAAGGTTGCGCCGAAGTTACGCGAACAGATCCTTCTGGTACTGGAACGGCACTTCGATGATCTCGTCTCCAGCATGGGACTGCTTCCCCGGGATCCCATCGTGGTGGTGCTCTACACAAATCAAACCTACTTCGACGTAACGTTGGCCCCAAATTGGACAGCGGCCCTTAACGACGGCAAGCTGCGAATTCCCATCGAGGGTCTCACCTCGGTCACGCCCGATCTCTCTCGCGTCCTGAAACACGAGCTTGCTCATTCATTTATCCGTCAGGCGACGAACGGAAGATGTCCCGTGTGGCTGAATGAAGGGTTAGCGCAATTGCTCGAACCCCAGTCTGCCGCAAAATATCGCACGCCGCTGATCAGCTTGTTCCAGAACGGGAAGCAGACTTCTTTGCAGTCGATGGAAGGAAGTTTTATCGGGTTGGACTCAAAGCAGGCGGCCATCGCTTATATCGAGTCGCTGGCATACGTCGAATACATTCGCGACTCCTACGGCATGAACCGAATTGCTGACATCATGCGCTATTTGAGCGAAGGCCAGAGTCCGGAAGAGTCCCTGAAGTTGGCGATTCACGACGATTATTCGCAATTGGAAGAAGAGTTCGCGCGGCATTTGCGGTGA
- a CDS encoding molybdopterin-dependent oxidoreductase yields MPKVVHAACSHDCPDSCGVLITVDDLGRATRLRGDANHPVTRGFLCAKVAKYLDRVYSPDRVLRPMRRVAAKGQGVRSAADVARIFKQISWNEAYDEIARRFRQISEEFGPEAILPYSYAGTTAVLSYASMDRRFFHRLGASQLDRTICATAGGEALVSVLGRKLGTDTELFPRAKYIIAWGANIHGTNVHLWPFIEEARRNGAKLVVIDPYKTRTAQCADWYLPINPGTDAALALGMMHVIIAERLYDADYVSKHVNGFDELTERVREYSPHRVAGWTGISAEDVVRLAREYATTSPAVIRVNYGVQRSQNGGTNVRTITMLPCIIGAWKHAGGGIQLSCSGAFKLNKEYLERPDLMNSSPLARPARVVNMSELGRALTALDDPPVKAVFVYNSNPAAIAPNHNDVVRGFLRPDLFTVVHDQFFTDSTDYADIVLPATTFFEQKDLQQAYGHYYLQMSEQAIAPMGESKSNVEMFAELAQRMGFTEPCFRESVDQMIDGALDSPDPWLKGITRARLEQEGHIRLNFGTDEFLPFANGGFPTADGKARILNQELAKLGLDPVAKFEAPVESRHSKQANKYPLELLSRKADNFLNSTFCNISSLGPLEPKINKLEMSRPDADARGIVTGDQVRVFNNRGEVRLSALVDGTVQSGVVATRLNWSKLMPDGIGINALTSERLTDLGGGPTFYSCLVEVERVEDRYK; encoded by the coding sequence ATGCCAAAAGTAGTTCATGCCGCGTGCTCGCACGATTGTCCAGACTCCTGCGGCGTGCTCATCACTGTGGATGATCTCGGCCGCGCTACGCGCTTACGAGGCGATGCGAATCATCCCGTCACGCGCGGCTTTCTTTGCGCGAAAGTAGCGAAATATCTGGATCGGGTGTATTCCCCTGACCGCGTGCTGCGTCCTATGCGACGCGTTGCGGCAAAAGGACAAGGCGTGCGCAGCGCCGCTGACGTTGCGCGCATTTTCAAACAAATCTCCTGGAATGAAGCCTACGATGAAATCGCACGCCGCTTCCGGCAGATCAGCGAGGAGTTTGGACCCGAGGCGATTCTTCCGTATTCCTATGCGGGCACGACTGCGGTCCTCAGCTACGCATCTATGGATCGCCGCTTCTTTCACCGGCTCGGCGCGTCCCAACTCGACCGCACGATCTGCGCGACCGCCGGCGGAGAAGCCCTGGTCTCCGTTCTCGGACGCAAGCTGGGGACCGATACGGAACTGTTTCCGCGAGCGAAGTACATCATTGCCTGGGGCGCAAACATTCACGGCACCAATGTGCACCTATGGCCGTTCATCGAAGAAGCGCGCCGCAATGGCGCGAAGCTGGTCGTGATTGATCCATATAAAACGCGGACGGCGCAGTGCGCGGACTGGTATCTCCCGATCAATCCCGGCACCGATGCGGCGTTAGCGCTGGGGATGATGCACGTGATCATCGCCGAGCGCCTCTACGATGCGGATTACGTAAGCAAGCACGTCAACGGTTTCGACGAACTCACGGAGCGCGTGCGGGAATATTCCCCGCACCGAGTTGCTGGATGGACAGGCATTTCTGCTGAAGATGTAGTAAGGCTTGCGCGAGAATACGCAACCACCAGTCCCGCAGTCATTCGCGTGAATTATGGTGTACAGCGCAGCCAGAACGGCGGAACCAACGTCCGTACGATTACGATGCTGCCGTGCATCATCGGCGCGTGGAAGCACGCCGGCGGCGGCATTCAGCTCTCCTGCAGCGGCGCGTTCAAGCTGAACAAGGAATATCTCGAACGGCCCGACTTGATGAACAGCAGCCCGCTCGCAAGACCGGCTCGCGTTGTGAATATGTCCGAATTGGGACGCGCTCTTACTGCCCTGGACGATCCGCCGGTCAAAGCAGTGTTCGTTTACAACTCCAATCCCGCAGCGATTGCTCCGAACCACAACGATGTAGTGCGAGGTTTTCTCCGGCCTGATCTGTTCACAGTCGTGCACGACCAGTTCTTTACCGACTCGACCGACTACGCGGACATCGTTCTGCCGGCTACAACTTTCTTTGAGCAGAAAGACCTGCAGCAGGCGTACGGTCACTATTACCTGCAGATGTCAGAGCAGGCGATTGCGCCTATGGGCGAATCCAAGTCCAACGTAGAGATGTTTGCCGAACTCGCGCAGCGCATGGGCTTCACCGAGCCTTGCTTCCGGGAGTCAGTCGACCAGATGATCGATGGCGCTTTGGATTCCCCAGACCCATGGTTGAAGGGAATCACTCGCGCTCGGCTCGAACAAGAAGGGCACATTCGCCTTAACTTTGGAACTGATGAATTCCTACCCTTTGCCAATGGTGGATTCCCGACTGCCGACGGAAAGGCCAGAATCCTGAACCAGGAGTTAGCGAAGCTAGGCTTGGACCCGGTGGCCAAGTTTGAAGCTCCGGTGGAATCGCGTCATTCCAAACAGGCCAACAAATATCCGTTGGAGCTGCTTTCGCGCAAGGCTGACAATTTCCTGAACTCAACTTTTTGCAACATCTCCTCGCTTGGTCCGCTGGAGCCAAAGATCAACAAGCTCGAAATGAGTCGGCCAGATGCCGATGCACGCGGCATCGTTACGGGCGACCAGGTCCGAGTATTCAACAATCGGGGCGAAGTGCGTTTAAGCGCTCTCGTGGATGGCACGGTGCAGTCCGGAGTAGTTGCCACCCGCCTTAATTGGTCGAAGCTGATGCCCGATGGCATCGGCATCAATGCCCTGACTTCCGAACGGCTTACCGATCTGGGAGGCGGACCGACGTTTTACTCGTGTCTGGTAGAAGTCGAGAGGGTCGAGGATCGATATAAGTAG
- a CDS encoding M1 family aminopeptidase: protein MFGFLGLSATMCAQESTPGPSATLYRSLRDCGLDPTKVYRVRDVIFDREDLHFALNDGWLIVGEQVAGHVTGAFFVGDAEVLLIPPDLGERASLALFLNTAVLEEKFTSAYFRFLDDHFLEELEPALRKGENPEILDKANSAAKELAKTDALRLLLGYLNAPGNAGSTARFMHTRVVGANHGTFDVFYDEAAPEQIGVGQVGHAPGGFAFYNVWTSFASQSHRKEEPSATAGLSLLPKSFRIKANVHPPETIDGDAELELEVLQQGTRAVLFELSRLLKVSSVTMDGRSLEFLQNEAVEGSRIARDGNDYVAVILPQAMARGDKVKLHFVYSGTVLADAGNGLLYVGSRGNWYPNLGLNMAMFDLEFRYPPEWTLVATGKRTSFQTADGMQVSRWVSERAMPVAGFNLGHYQQSEVTAGNVKVASFAAAGVESSFPAATQTVVEPVIVPRRSVQQETVRIPLPTPRPAGEAAATSAAATIDYLSPRIGPYPFSALSLTQLPGNVSQGWPSLVFLSSYAFVPRSERGAARSEFDRVLFDRLMVPHETAHQWWGDSVYWTTYHDRWISEALANYSAMLSFEADYPKDFRTVLDYYRARLAEKGPEGKFNREAGPVTLGNRLNSSIFPGGFDLIAYGRGTWLMHMLRELLRDGTRASGGNADDLFFSVLHTLQQDYSCKQMSTRDMQRAFERALPKSLYHEGKPSLAWFFNGWVNGTAMPKYQLSGVHFERKGTALRASGKLLQQDAPGDLVTAVPIYAEAAKGDLRFVSRVFADGEDTAITLTVPAGTRRLVVDPHGTILTSP, encoded by the coding sequence ATGTTCGGCTTTCTGGGACTTTCAGCCACAATGTGCGCTCAGGAGTCGACTCCAGGGCCGTCTGCAACGCTCTATCGCAGTCTGCGGGATTGCGGGCTGGATCCTACAAAGGTCTATCGCGTACGTGATGTGATCTTCGACCGTGAGGATTTACACTTCGCGCTCAACGACGGATGGCTCATCGTTGGCGAACAAGTCGCAGGGCATGTCACTGGTGCTTTCTTTGTCGGCGACGCAGAGGTTCTCTTGATTCCGCCCGATCTGGGCGAACGCGCCTCGTTGGCGCTCTTCCTCAACACTGCAGTCCTGGAAGAGAAGTTTACGTCCGCCTATTTTCGCTTCCTTGACGATCACTTTCTTGAAGAACTCGAACCTGCTCTGCGTAAGGGAGAAAATCCCGAGATCCTGGACAAGGCAAATTCCGCCGCCAAAGAGCTGGCAAAGACAGACGCCTTGCGCTTGCTTCTGGGTTACCTGAATGCGCCCGGGAACGCTGGGAGTACCGCCAGGTTCATGCATACGCGGGTAGTTGGAGCGAATCACGGAACTTTCGATGTTTTCTACGACGAAGCCGCTCCGGAACAGATCGGTGTCGGCCAAGTCGGACATGCGCCAGGCGGGTTCGCTTTCTATAACGTGTGGACATCCTTCGCTTCACAGTCACACCGTAAAGAAGAACCTTCAGCTACTGCGGGACTATCGCTTCTGCCAAAATCCTTTCGCATAAAGGCGAATGTTCACCCCCCGGAAACGATTGACGGCGATGCTGAATTGGAACTCGAAGTTTTGCAGCAAGGTACGCGAGCCGTGCTCTTCGAATTGTCTCGATTGCTCAAGGTTTCGTCCGTCACCATGGATGGCAGGTCGCTGGAGTTTCTTCAGAATGAGGCGGTAGAAGGATCGCGGATTGCCCGCGACGGGAACGACTATGTCGCGGTGATTCTGCCCCAGGCGATGGCCAGAGGCGACAAGGTGAAGCTGCACTTCGTGTATTCGGGAACCGTGCTCGCAGATGCGGGAAACGGCCTGCTCTATGTCGGATCACGCGGAAATTGGTATCCCAATTTGGGATTGAACATGGCCATGTTCGATCTCGAGTTTCGTTATCCACCGGAGTGGACGTTGGTTGCGACCGGAAAGAGAACTTCGTTTCAGACAGCGGATGGGATGCAGGTTTCACGGTGGGTATCGGAGCGAGCCATGCCGGTGGCCGGTTTTAACCTGGGACATTACCAGCAATCAGAAGTGACCGCCGGTAACGTAAAAGTCGCCAGCTTTGCTGCTGCTGGCGTGGAAAGCAGCTTTCCGGCAGCGACGCAGACGGTCGTAGAGCCGGTTATTGTCCCCCGCCGGTCGGTGCAGCAAGAAACCGTCCGGATACCGCTCCCCACACCAAGACCGGCAGGCGAAGCCGCCGCCACGAGTGCGGCAGCGACAATTGACTACCTGAGTCCTCGAATTGGACCTTATCCGTTTAGCGCGCTTTCGTTAACGCAGCTTCCGGGAAATGTGAGCCAAGGCTGGCCAAGCCTGGTATTCCTCTCGAGCTATGCATTCGTACCGCGGAGCGAGCGAGGTGCCGCGAGATCTGAGTTCGATCGCGTCTTGTTTGATCGGCTTATGGTGCCGCACGAGACCGCTCATCAGTGGTGGGGCGACTCAGTGTATTGGACCACTTATCACGATCGCTGGATCTCTGAGGCGCTCGCGAACTACTCAGCCATGCTCAGCTTCGAGGCTGACTATCCCAAGGATTTCAGGACGGTACTGGACTACTATCGAGCCCGTCTGGCGGAGAAAGGTCCGGAAGGTAAATTCAATCGCGAAGCTGGACCGGTGACGCTCGGAAACAGATTGAACTCATCCATCTTTCCCGGAGGCTTCGATCTCATCGCCTACGGCCGTGGAACATGGCTAATGCACATGCTGCGGGAGTTGCTGCGAGACGGGACACGTGCATCGGGCGGAAATGCCGATGATCTGTTTTTTTCGGTCTTGCACACCCTGCAACAGGACTATTCTTGCAAGCAAATGAGCACTCGCGATATGCAGCGCGCATTCGAGCGCGCTCTGCCAAAGTCGCTCTATCACGAAGGAAAACCTTCTCTCGCCTGGTTCTTCAATGGCTGGGTGAACGGAACGGCCATGCCGAAATATCAACTTTCTGGTGTGCACTTCGAGCGGAAGGGAACCGCTCTGCGCGCGTCCGGAAAGCTGCTACAGCAAGACGCTCCCGGAGATCTTGTAACCGCCGTGCCGATCTATGCAGAAGCGGCTAAAGGCGATTTGCGATTTGTGAGCCGCGTTTTCGCCGACGGCGAAGACACGGCTATCACGCTTACTGTACCGGCTGGAACACGAAGGCTCGTCGTGGATCCGCACGGGACGATTTTGACTTCGCCGTAA